The segment CGAAGAACGCCTGAGAGCTGTTGTGCAGCATTTAACCAATTCCCAGGCTCTGTCAGCCGCTCAGAGCTACTGTGTTCAATGTGCTGCTGAAAACCAGGTTATTACTTGATCATCGTCATTTAAAAAGTCCACATCTAATTCgattttagatatattatattccgaggatatatatacaatattatatatttttcagaaagCAGGTGGGGGCAAGCCATCTAATTACGTACCTGTTATAATGATGCCCATCTATCCAGCTGACCAATGTCCCTTCGATATGGAATGTGAAATCGAGAAAATGAAGGACGGCGATgcaaaaaaaacgaaaaaagcaaaaaaagcGGAACAAGCAGGAAAAGAAGAAAAGGaaacagaaaaaaagaaaacaaaaaaacgcGGTTTCGTTATGCAAAGACTAACTGATTTCGATTTACTATCAcaatggtaaaataaatatacaagttaATCAGTAAATAATCATGTATTGAATGtactatgtaatttttgttcaaaaataaagtaaatgtcaatttacagaagtacctactatatgtacctacaataTTTAATCATAGGTAATCATGATCGTTTTATTCCGTGGTGGTGGTTAGATCCCATGAATGTCTTAGGGAATTATACCTAcgttcgttttttttattcgggTGTACCCGAATAAACTgtttatgtacaattttatcCAAGGGTTTCAAAAGATATAGAAAGTACCTATTGTTATTAAGATTATTTCATGATATATACAAATGGCCATTTAGCGCATGGTATACGCGGCATGCCACGCCCGGAAGTGGATCAACATCCATAGAGACAAATATAATTGATCTGAAGTTAGCTACAGATAGTCTatggttgattttttttaaacgtatgTCATTGGTTTGATCTGTCTATTCAGTTGGCAGCATTGTTGATGGCCGACGAGGTTGGAAGTCAGTCAAGTCAATGTTGGAGTTTGTTGCACattgcatattattttttttatttgacgtccaattttaattatgttacaataattagtaaattaagTGAAACCAATGATATTAACAACAAACGAGCACAAACCAAGGTAAGCTATTCAAAATTCGACATCGTAGTCGCAGATGAAGTGTACGCAATTAGGCTCTCACTCATCCCACTTTTTGTGTTTTCAACCTATCCTTTAAGATCCCAGGCATAGCTATTCAGCTCAAAATGCGTTTCTGCGCATCGAGCTAGTCCTAGTTAATATAGGTCATGTACTGGATTGTCCTATTCGTCAAGCTGCGTTGCAATTTTGCAAAGGTCAGGCAAATTTCGCCATAAATTGTGAGAAATTGTCTgtgctttttttttgtaagaaggAATGCATGTGAATCCTTGCGCCGcttctacaaaaaatattctcacGCTCGCGGGTCCTTTGTCatggttgttttttttttaacatagatTGAAAACGAACATGTGATTAAACTTCCTGCTAGAAATAATTGTTGATCATGTCATCAACTTCTACTTTGTGATGTGAAAttgtttaactttaacttgcgtAGTTTTGTTCATAAACGGAAGTCTGAAACATATGATTGCATTGGCCTTGGATATGACATTGGCTATATCTGTGTGAAGTGAAATAGGAATCAATTCTGTTTAGCAGTGTTAGTGGTGTGCAATGTACTTGTATAGTGCATCTCAGCTCTTGGTGCATGTGTGCGTTTTGCCCGGGATTTAATCAATAATTGCAACAAGTCGCCCCTTCCTGTACCTAGtgctataggtacctaaactattttaggttatacaATGTACATTTTGAAGGAGTTTCCCTTTGAGTTTGATCTGGTAAGCATTTTGAGGTTATAAAAGTGTATGTGTAGtgaaaaatactaaatcaagtttttttaatcagATGTAAATACATTGAATTGAACATatgaagtatataataataacataggtatactaagatttttttatctatttcaatGATCCACAGAGTGATAGTATTTAGTTTGTATTATAGATCAACCACTTATGCTGTCTAGATTCTCGTATTGTGCCTTTATgaatttttcatgtaaaataaattttaataagaatccatttaatgaattatttacatGAATTGTATGAAGAATCCATTCATATCCTATACATTATGTATGTGAGTGCCATTACAGGTATATAAGCCTTAGCCTAATTTCATGAATTACGATAATGTAACACTgccattaataaaacaaatttatgaaaaattttttAGCCATGCCCCACGCATTTTCTGGGTGGGCTtactttataagtattttttggtGTACTATCATCAAGCATTCAGCTTTGGCTTTGAGTGAGGGGATATGTTGTGTAATGTAGAGGTGTAAGTTGTTTAGCAATGGAACCTGGACGGATGAATGGGAACCTACTTCACTAGAGGACTATTTTCTGCAATTAGGCATCTTGGTTATACTCTTTCTGTCTGTGGAGTCTGCACCGCTGCTTACTTTTTGGAGCTCAATCCAAGTGTTCTAGGAGTTTACAAAGTTTCATTTGATTTATGTAATCtggtatgatttgtcctaatatatatatatatatatatatatatatatatatatatatatatatatatatatatatatatatatatatatatatatatatgatcaATTGTAATCGGCCAAGATTGTttaccaatattattttattttgcattgcATATATGGTATGTATTGCATACATGGTATGTTCAAATGATCATCAAAGTTTAGGAAGTACCACATTGAATCACAGATTTGTGTGGTTGTTGTTTTCAGTGCTTAGTTTCGAAATTATTCATATAGTTTAGGTGTGTGCGATTGGCTGTCACCAAGGAAACTCGATGGTAGACTGAGAGGATTGATATTTTGGTCACTTGTTGGATACAAAAGAGATATCCTTGTGTATgcttatgtcaaaaattatgCATAAGTAATTTTGGGCACTTTATGTCTTTCACCTATATCAATtctgttaattatttaattataattaaatgatattattgtcTCAGATAACCTGCTAATgccgcaataaactcaaatcaTAAAAGTGTAAGTGCTTAttccatacatataatattattttacatctaACCTCGAGTTGATTAGCCCTTTAGAGGAATTACTTTCCTACtcactatacatatataaatattagcaTAATTTAGTCATCCATACTTCTATATCTATTAACTggctgtatttttattttaaaatataaataatattttaaaataaaaagtggatattggattttttttttgctttatattaaaatagttgtAATAAGATAATGTCCATTTCAACTTGAGAGTTCATTcgtttttcacaaaatgtacCTCCATTCACAGATCACATAACACCTTAGAATGGATCCATCATGTTCACATGCCCGGTGTGACATATATGAGGGGACTAGTGACGTCCCCCACGCAAGCAATTCAGAGGATAAGACTGATAGCGAAGAAAGCACCATAGATAAGGAGTCTAGCACTCAAGACAGTAGAGATCAAATAGACGACCTCGAGAGAGCAGATTTCGAAGAAGAGAACAGAATAATCAAGCAATGTACCGGAATGTTCGTAGACTCTAAGATCACTGCCAACCCACATTACTCCATGTTATCCAGTGCTAATTCAAGTCTAGCTTCTAGTTCCGAAACAATATCACACCTAGCCAGCGACTACAGTCTTCCTGGATGCAGCAAATCCTTTTGTGATAGCAAtactacaattaaaaatatgattcacTCGAGAAAGCCATATGAGGAGAAGAAAGAGGATTTTATGCAGAAACTGTTGAATAGTAATCCCGAAGAGAAAAAAGACTTCCCCAAGGGGAAGATGTATAAGGCCGACCAGGATGAGAATGAAGGGGGAGGCTGTGACGAGGGGAGGGGAGGTCCTTCGGGGAGGACGAGCTCGAATGCCTCCAGCATTGGGAGTTCCGGCTCGGACAGCACTAAGGACTTCACTGTGCCATCTACGTCCAATGCTGAGAAACTATTAGGATTGGATGACAGCAGCAAAAACGAGGCAGCCAGCTCCAAATCTGTAAGTtcagtttttttatagtacCAAACAAGCATGTGgtccacctgatggtaagtgctCACCACAGACCACGGACGCCTGTAACACCAGGATTGTAACACGATCATTTGCTACTCTGTAATCACACTGCCTCTCACAGTCTTTAAACTGGGACACAATAATGCAACCACTGTTGTTTGGGGTTATCAAGAGAGTGAAGTACCCATGCAGAAGAACTTTGTTCAGAGGTCTACCTCTGGTGATTTAGTTTCATGTTTGTTAGTTTCTGAAATAATgatctaaaatgtatttatgttactTTATTGCACTAAATTAGCGTTCACTTTGACTCAAAAGTGCGTctgataaatagaaaaattgtGATAAATTACTGTATAACGTCGCTCCACAGGACTAGAATAAGATTGAACATGAGAAGCATTTATGAAATTGACAATGACAATGCTAAAACATGCCAAATTCCTGTTGACCAGTGCACCATGGCAATGAGTGGTTTGCTTTCGTGCAGCCATTTGCATTGAGCTTTCATTATCCCTATTGCTCGAAATTGCACACTTAGTATGTTTTCTAGACTATAGATAATCAATATTACAGAACAATATTCTTCTCCATTGTGTAGATGACCTTGAAAATCTTTTTTGAATTAAGAATTTCCTTTCATGTTTAGTTCATCGCTATTTTTTGACTATTTTTAGCCCTTTTTAAG is part of the Plodia interpunctella isolate USDA-ARS_2022_Savannah chromosome Z, ilPloInte3.2, whole genome shotgun sequence genome and harbors:
- the LOC128682955 gene encoding uncharacterized protein LOC128682955 isoform X2 → MADKELLSKLANVPLAKPGFDALGMTAPVMVQMNPDGKWENAKPGNLDEERLRAVVQHLTNSQALSAAQSYCVQCAAENQKAGGGKPSNYVPVIMMPIYPADQCPFDMECEIEKMKDGDAKKTKKAKKAEQAGKEEKETEKKKTKKRGFVMQRLTDFDLLSQW
- the LOC128682955 gene encoding uncharacterized protein LOC128682955 isoform X1, encoding MALKDSFYIYVLCIFILCFQIYSDISNRPLAKPGFDALGMTAPVMVQMNPDGKWENAKPGNLDEERLRAVVQHLTNSQALSAAQSYCVQCAAENQKAGGGKPSNYVPVIMMPIYPADQCPFDMECEIEKMKDGDAKKTKKAKKAEQAGKEEKETEKKKTKKRGFVMQRLTDFDLLSQW